A single window of Nasonia vitripennis strain AsymCx chromosome 4, Nvit_psr_1.1, whole genome shotgun sequence DNA harbors:
- the LOC100123699 gene encoding E3 SUMO-protein ligase PIAS2 isoform X2 has protein sequence MSETEELENMVLSFRVSELQMLLGFAGRNKSGRKNELQTRALELLRLRSHPVQLKIRELYKTIQADQLAAHQLYSQSSGAAEQQIEQTMHSRNYFTRQGHAQALSQQQQSQQSVAPAKDLPPAHQASIPQSQVAQRSGSVYPTPGYTSVTPQVIDLNSRSTSAVYPGYSPYAQQKVMPIPAPLQIQPNQYPVHPDVKFKKLPFFDMLGELLKPSSLMPQGTMRLQENSFVFHLTPQQSTDIASSRDCRQGSKMDYTVQVQMRFCLQETSCEQEDYFPPSINVKVNGKLCPLPNPIPTNKPGVEPKRPPRPVNISPLVKLSPTVGNQITISWSADYGRRYAVAVYLVRKLTSTELLTRLKNRGCKHSDYTRGLIKEKLNEDADSEIATTSLRVSLACPLGKMRMSTPCRASTCSHLQCFDASLFLQMNERKPTWNCPVCDKSALYDNLTIDGYFQEVLNSNKLLPDVNEIQLLQDGSWENLVIKKEKDKEKSDKVEVSPSRPKDVDVTVDLDESSHTNSTPSAPREKKRALVIDLISDSSDDDDSSITQSSSKKQAISVPSKPQASAHSAISSTSDSPELMIIDLE, from the exons ATGTCGGAAACGGAAGAATTGGAG AATATGGTATTAAGTTTCCGAGTGTCTGAACTGCAGATGCTATTGGGCTTCGCTGGTCGAAACAAGTCTGGAAGAAAGAACGAACTCCAAACACGTGCCTTGGAACTTTTACGCCTCAGGTCTCACCCAGTACAATTGAAGATTCGTGAATTGTACAAAACCATACA GGCAGACCAACTTGCTGCTCACCAATTGTATTCTCAAAGCAGTGGTGCAGCCGAGCAACAAATCGAACAAACAATGCATTCCAGAAACTATTTTACAAG GCAAGGCCATGCTCAGGCCTTGAGTCAACAGCAACAATCGCAACAGTCTGTGGCACCGGCAAAAGATTTGCCACCTGCGCATCAAGCATCGATTCCACAGTCTCAGGTGGCTCAGAGATCTGGGTCAGTTTATCCAACTCCTGGTTATACTAGTGTAACGCCACAGGTAATAGAtctaaat TCTAGGTCAACCAGTGCAGTTTATCCTGGATATTCGCCGTACGCACAACAAAAAGTCATGCCTATACCAGCACCACTACAGATTCAACCAAATCAGTATCCAGTTCATCCAGatgtaaaattcaaaaagctGCCATTTTTTGACATGCTGGGTGAACTGCTTAAACCCTCGAGCTTGATGCCACAGGGAACAATGCGACTACAAGAAAATTCATTTGTTTTTCATCTGACACCACAGCAATCCACAGATATCGCTAGCTCGCGGGACTGTCGTCAAGGCAGTAAAATGGATTACACAGTACAG GTCCAAATGCGGTTCTGTTTACAAGAAACTTCTTGCGAACAAGAAGACTACTTTCCTCCTAGTATAAATGTCAAAGTTAATGGAAAACTTTGTCCCCTGCCA aATCCAATTCCTACAAATAAACCTGGAGTTGAACCAAAGAGGCCACCTAGGCCAGTAAACATTAGTCCTTTAGTTAAATTATCGCCTACAGTAGGAAATCAAATTACAATTTCCTGGTCTGCTGACTATGGCAGACGGTATGCAGTTGCAGTATATTTAGTGAGAAAGCTGACGAGTACCGAACTTTTGACAAGATTGAAGAACAGAGGATGCAAGCATTCAGATTATACTAGAGGACTCA TCAAAGAGAAACTAAACGAAGACGCGGACAGTGAAATAGCTACGACATCCCTTAGGGTATCATTAGCATGTCCATTGGGAAAGATGCGAATGAGCACACCGTGTCGTGCTTCAACATGTTCACATCTTCAATGCTTTGATGCTTCTCTATTTCTGCAAATGAATGAGAGAAAGCCAACGTGGAACTGTCCAGTTTGCGATAAGTCGGCATTATACGATAATCTAACCATAGATGGTTATTTCCAAGAAGTTCTTAATTCAAATAAACTTCTACCTGACGTCAATGAAATTCAGTTACTCCAAGATGGGTCTTGGGAAAACTTAGtgataaagaaagaaaaagacaaAGAGAAGAGTGACAAAGTTGAAGTTAGTCCATCTCGGCCCAAAGATGTTGATGTTACCGTAGATCTTG ATGAAAGTAGTCATACAAATTCGACACCGTCTGCACCAAGGGAAAAGAAGCGTGCTCTAGTGATTGATTTAATATCTGACAGTAGTGACGATGATGACAGTAGTATAACCCAGAGTTCCAGTAAAAAACAGGCGATTTCTGTGCCATCAAAGCCACAAGCTAGTGCTCACAGTGCTATCAGTAGTACAAGCGATTCTCCAGAATTGATGATTATCGATTTAGAATAA
- the LOC100123699 gene encoding E3 SUMO-protein ligase PIAS2 isoform X4: MSETEELENMVLSFRVSELQMLLGFAGRNKSGRKNELQTRALELLRLRSHPVQLKIRELYKTIQADQLAAHQLYSQSSGAAEQQIEQTMHSRNYFTRQGHAQALSQQQQSQQSVAPAKDLPPAHQASIPQSQVAQRSGSVYPTPGYTSVTPQSRSTSAVYPGYSPYAQQKVMPIPAPLQIQPNQYPVHPDVKFKKLPFFDMLGELLKPSSLMPQGTMRLQENSFVFHLTPQQSTDIASSRDCRQGSKMDYTVQVQMRFCLQETSCEQEDYFPPSINVKVNGKLCPLPNPIPTNKPGVEPKRPPRPVNISPLVKLSPTVGNQITISWSADYGRRYAVAVYLVRKLTSTELLTRLKNRGCKHSDYTRGLIKEKLNEDADSEIATTSLRVSLACPLGKMRMSTPCRASTCSHLQCFDASLFLQMNERKPTWNCPVCDKSALYDNLTIDGYFQEVLNSNKLLPDVNEIQLLQDGSWENLVIKKEKDKEKSDKVEVSPSRPKDVDVTVDLDESSHTNSTPSAPREKKRALVIDLISDSSDDDDSSITQSSSKKQAISVPSKPQASAHSAISSTSDSPELMIIDLE, from the exons ATGTCGGAAACGGAAGAATTGGAG AATATGGTATTAAGTTTCCGAGTGTCTGAACTGCAGATGCTATTGGGCTTCGCTGGTCGAAACAAGTCTGGAAGAAAGAACGAACTCCAAACACGTGCCTTGGAACTTTTACGCCTCAGGTCTCACCCAGTACAATTGAAGATTCGTGAATTGTACAAAACCATACA GGCAGACCAACTTGCTGCTCACCAATTGTATTCTCAAAGCAGTGGTGCAGCCGAGCAACAAATCGAACAAACAATGCATTCCAGAAACTATTTTACAAG GCAAGGCCATGCTCAGGCCTTGAGTCAACAGCAACAATCGCAACAGTCTGTGGCACCGGCAAAAGATTTGCCACCTGCGCATCAAGCATCGATTCCACAGTCTCAGGTGGCTCAGAGATCTGGGTCAGTTTATCCAACTCCTGGTTATACTAGTGTAACGCCACAG TCTAGGTCAACCAGTGCAGTTTATCCTGGATATTCGCCGTACGCACAACAAAAAGTCATGCCTATACCAGCACCACTACAGATTCAACCAAATCAGTATCCAGTTCATCCAGatgtaaaattcaaaaagctGCCATTTTTTGACATGCTGGGTGAACTGCTTAAACCCTCGAGCTTGATGCCACAGGGAACAATGCGACTACAAGAAAATTCATTTGTTTTTCATCTGACACCACAGCAATCCACAGATATCGCTAGCTCGCGGGACTGTCGTCAAGGCAGTAAAATGGATTACACAGTACAG GTCCAAATGCGGTTCTGTTTACAAGAAACTTCTTGCGAACAAGAAGACTACTTTCCTCCTAGTATAAATGTCAAAGTTAATGGAAAACTTTGTCCCCTGCCA aATCCAATTCCTACAAATAAACCTGGAGTTGAACCAAAGAGGCCACCTAGGCCAGTAAACATTAGTCCTTTAGTTAAATTATCGCCTACAGTAGGAAATCAAATTACAATTTCCTGGTCTGCTGACTATGGCAGACGGTATGCAGTTGCAGTATATTTAGTGAGAAAGCTGACGAGTACCGAACTTTTGACAAGATTGAAGAACAGAGGATGCAAGCATTCAGATTATACTAGAGGACTCA TCAAAGAGAAACTAAACGAAGACGCGGACAGTGAAATAGCTACGACATCCCTTAGGGTATCATTAGCATGTCCATTGGGAAAGATGCGAATGAGCACACCGTGTCGTGCTTCAACATGTTCACATCTTCAATGCTTTGATGCTTCTCTATTTCTGCAAATGAATGAGAGAAAGCCAACGTGGAACTGTCCAGTTTGCGATAAGTCGGCATTATACGATAATCTAACCATAGATGGTTATTTCCAAGAAGTTCTTAATTCAAATAAACTTCTACCTGACGTCAATGAAATTCAGTTACTCCAAGATGGGTCTTGGGAAAACTTAGtgataaagaaagaaaaagacaaAGAGAAGAGTGACAAAGTTGAAGTTAGTCCATCTCGGCCCAAAGATGTTGATGTTACCGTAGATCTTG ATGAAAGTAGTCATACAAATTCGACACCGTCTGCACCAAGGGAAAAGAAGCGTGCTCTAGTGATTGATTTAATATCTGACAGTAGTGACGATGATGACAGTAGTATAACCCAGAGTTCCAGTAAAAAACAGGCGATTTCTGTGCCATCAAAGCCACAAGCTAGTGCTCACAGTGCTATCAGTAGTACAAGCGATTCTCCAGAATTGATGATTATCGATTTAGAATAA
- the LOC100123699 gene encoding E3 SUMO-protein ligase PIAS2 isoform X3, producing MEFSELEYLNMVLSFRVSELQMLLGFAGRNKSGRKNELQTRALELLRLRSHPVQLKIRELYKTIQADQLAAHQLYSQSSGAAEQQIEQTMHSRNYFTRQGHAQALSQQQQSQQSVAPAKDLPPAHQASIPQSQVAQRSGSVYPTPGYTSVTPQSRSTSAVYPGYSPYAQQKVMPIPAPLQIQPNQYPVHPDVKFKKLPFFDMLGELLKPSSLMPQGTMRLQENSFVFHLTPQQSTDIASSRDCRQGSKMDYTVQVQMRFCLQETSCEQEDYFPPSINVKVNGKLCPLPNPIPTNKPGVEPKRPPRPVNISPLVKLSPTVGNQITISWSADYGRRYAVAVYLVRKLTSTELLTRLKNRGCKHSDYTRGLIKEKLNEDADSEIATTSLRVSLACPLGKMRMSTPCRASTCSHLQCFDASLFLQMNERKPTWNCPVCDKSALYDNLTIDGYFQEVLNSNKLLPDVNEIQLLQDGSWENLVIKKEKDKEKSDKVEVSPSRPKDVDVTVDLDESSHTNSTPSAPREKKRALVIDLISDSSDDDDSSITQSSSKKQAISVPSKPQASAHSAISSTSDSPELMIIDLE from the exons ATGGAGTTCTCGGAACTCGAGTACCTG AATATGGTATTAAGTTTCCGAGTGTCTGAACTGCAGATGCTATTGGGCTTCGCTGGTCGAAACAAGTCTGGAAGAAAGAACGAACTCCAAACACGTGCCTTGGAACTTTTACGCCTCAGGTCTCACCCAGTACAATTGAAGATTCGTGAATTGTACAAAACCATACA GGCAGACCAACTTGCTGCTCACCAATTGTATTCTCAAAGCAGTGGTGCAGCCGAGCAACAAATCGAACAAACAATGCATTCCAGAAACTATTTTACAAG GCAAGGCCATGCTCAGGCCTTGAGTCAACAGCAACAATCGCAACAGTCTGTGGCACCGGCAAAAGATTTGCCACCTGCGCATCAAGCATCGATTCCACAGTCTCAGGTGGCTCAGAGATCTGGGTCAGTTTATCCAACTCCTGGTTATACTAGTGTAACGCCACAG TCTAGGTCAACCAGTGCAGTTTATCCTGGATATTCGCCGTACGCACAACAAAAAGTCATGCCTATACCAGCACCACTACAGATTCAACCAAATCAGTATCCAGTTCATCCAGatgtaaaattcaaaaagctGCCATTTTTTGACATGCTGGGTGAACTGCTTAAACCCTCGAGCTTGATGCCACAGGGAACAATGCGACTACAAGAAAATTCATTTGTTTTTCATCTGACACCACAGCAATCCACAGATATCGCTAGCTCGCGGGACTGTCGTCAAGGCAGTAAAATGGATTACACAGTACAG GTCCAAATGCGGTTCTGTTTACAAGAAACTTCTTGCGAACAAGAAGACTACTTTCCTCCTAGTATAAATGTCAAAGTTAATGGAAAACTTTGTCCCCTGCCA aATCCAATTCCTACAAATAAACCTGGAGTTGAACCAAAGAGGCCACCTAGGCCAGTAAACATTAGTCCTTTAGTTAAATTATCGCCTACAGTAGGAAATCAAATTACAATTTCCTGGTCTGCTGACTATGGCAGACGGTATGCAGTTGCAGTATATTTAGTGAGAAAGCTGACGAGTACCGAACTTTTGACAAGATTGAAGAACAGAGGATGCAAGCATTCAGATTATACTAGAGGACTCA TCAAAGAGAAACTAAACGAAGACGCGGACAGTGAAATAGCTACGACATCCCTTAGGGTATCATTAGCATGTCCATTGGGAAAGATGCGAATGAGCACACCGTGTCGTGCTTCAACATGTTCACATCTTCAATGCTTTGATGCTTCTCTATTTCTGCAAATGAATGAGAGAAAGCCAACGTGGAACTGTCCAGTTTGCGATAAGTCGGCATTATACGATAATCTAACCATAGATGGTTATTTCCAAGAAGTTCTTAATTCAAATAAACTTCTACCTGACGTCAATGAAATTCAGTTACTCCAAGATGGGTCTTGGGAAAACTTAGtgataaagaaagaaaaagacaaAGAGAAGAGTGACAAAGTTGAAGTTAGTCCATCTCGGCCCAAAGATGTTGATGTTACCGTAGATCTTG ATGAAAGTAGTCATACAAATTCGACACCGTCTGCACCAAGGGAAAAGAAGCGTGCTCTAGTGATTGATTTAATATCTGACAGTAGTGACGATGATGACAGTAGTATAACCCAGAGTTCCAGTAAAAAACAGGCGATTTCTGTGCCATCAAAGCCACAAGCTAGTGCTCACAGTGCTATCAGTAGTACAAGCGATTCTCCAGAATTGATGATTATCGATTTAGAATAA
- the LOC100123699 gene encoding E3 SUMO-protein ligase PIAS2 isoform X7, producing the protein MEFSELEYLNMVLSFRVSELQMLLGFAGRNKSGRKNELQTRALELLRLRSHPVQLKIRELYKTIQQGHAQALSQQQQSQQSVAPAKDLPPAHQASIPQSQVAQRSGSVYPTPGYTSVTPQVIDLNSRSTSAVYPGYSPYAQQKVMPIPAPLQIQPNQYPVHPDVKFKKLPFFDMLGELLKPSSLMPQGTMRLQENSFVFHLTPQQSTDIASSRDCRQGSKMDYTVQVQMRFCLQETSCEQEDYFPPSINVKVNGKLCPLPNPIPTNKPGVEPKRPPRPVNISPLVKLSPTVGNQITISWSADYGRRYAVAVYLVRKLTSTELLTRLKNRGCKHSDYTRGLIKEKLNEDADSEIATTSLRVSLACPLGKMRMSTPCRASTCSHLQCFDASLFLQMNERKPTWNCPVCDKSALYDNLTIDGYFQEVLNSNKLLPDVNEIQLLQDGSWENLVIKKEKDKEKSDKVEVSPSRPKDVDVTVDLDESSHTNSTPSAPREKKRALVIDLISDSSDDDDSSITQSSSKKQAISVPSKPQASAHSAISSTSDSPELMIIDLE; encoded by the exons ATGGAGTTCTCGGAACTCGAGTACCTG AATATGGTATTAAGTTTCCGAGTGTCTGAACTGCAGATGCTATTGGGCTTCGCTGGTCGAAACAAGTCTGGAAGAAAGAACGAACTCCAAACACGTGCCTTGGAACTTTTACGCCTCAGGTCTCACCCAGTACAATTGAAGATTCGTGAATTGTACAAAACCATACA GCAAGGCCATGCTCAGGCCTTGAGTCAACAGCAACAATCGCAACAGTCTGTGGCACCGGCAAAAGATTTGCCACCTGCGCATCAAGCATCGATTCCACAGTCTCAGGTGGCTCAGAGATCTGGGTCAGTTTATCCAACTCCTGGTTATACTAGTGTAACGCCACAGGTAATAGAtctaaat TCTAGGTCAACCAGTGCAGTTTATCCTGGATATTCGCCGTACGCACAACAAAAAGTCATGCCTATACCAGCACCACTACAGATTCAACCAAATCAGTATCCAGTTCATCCAGatgtaaaattcaaaaagctGCCATTTTTTGACATGCTGGGTGAACTGCTTAAACCCTCGAGCTTGATGCCACAGGGAACAATGCGACTACAAGAAAATTCATTTGTTTTTCATCTGACACCACAGCAATCCACAGATATCGCTAGCTCGCGGGACTGTCGTCAAGGCAGTAAAATGGATTACACAGTACAG GTCCAAATGCGGTTCTGTTTACAAGAAACTTCTTGCGAACAAGAAGACTACTTTCCTCCTAGTATAAATGTCAAAGTTAATGGAAAACTTTGTCCCCTGCCA aATCCAATTCCTACAAATAAACCTGGAGTTGAACCAAAGAGGCCACCTAGGCCAGTAAACATTAGTCCTTTAGTTAAATTATCGCCTACAGTAGGAAATCAAATTACAATTTCCTGGTCTGCTGACTATGGCAGACGGTATGCAGTTGCAGTATATTTAGTGAGAAAGCTGACGAGTACCGAACTTTTGACAAGATTGAAGAACAGAGGATGCAAGCATTCAGATTATACTAGAGGACTCA TCAAAGAGAAACTAAACGAAGACGCGGACAGTGAAATAGCTACGACATCCCTTAGGGTATCATTAGCATGTCCATTGGGAAAGATGCGAATGAGCACACCGTGTCGTGCTTCAACATGTTCACATCTTCAATGCTTTGATGCTTCTCTATTTCTGCAAATGAATGAGAGAAAGCCAACGTGGAACTGTCCAGTTTGCGATAAGTCGGCATTATACGATAATCTAACCATAGATGGTTATTTCCAAGAAGTTCTTAATTCAAATAAACTTCTACCTGACGTCAATGAAATTCAGTTACTCCAAGATGGGTCTTGGGAAAACTTAGtgataaagaaagaaaaagacaaAGAGAAGAGTGACAAAGTTGAAGTTAGTCCATCTCGGCCCAAAGATGTTGATGTTACCGTAGATCTTG ATGAAAGTAGTCATACAAATTCGACACCGTCTGCACCAAGGGAAAAGAAGCGTGCTCTAGTGATTGATTTAATATCTGACAGTAGTGACGATGATGACAGTAGTATAACCCAGAGTTCCAGTAAAAAACAGGCGATTTCTGTGCCATCAAAGCCACAAGCTAGTGCTCACAGTGCTATCAGTAGTACAAGCGATTCTCCAGAATTGATGATTATCGATTTAGAATAA
- the LOC100123699 gene encoding E3 SUMO-protein ligase PIAS2 isoform X1, protein MEFSELEYLNMVLSFRVSELQMLLGFAGRNKSGRKNELQTRALELLRLRSHPVQLKIRELYKTIQADQLAAHQLYSQSSGAAEQQIEQTMHSRNYFTRQGHAQALSQQQQSQQSVAPAKDLPPAHQASIPQSQVAQRSGSVYPTPGYTSVTPQVIDLNSRSTSAVYPGYSPYAQQKVMPIPAPLQIQPNQYPVHPDVKFKKLPFFDMLGELLKPSSLMPQGTMRLQENSFVFHLTPQQSTDIASSRDCRQGSKMDYTVQVQMRFCLQETSCEQEDYFPPSINVKVNGKLCPLPNPIPTNKPGVEPKRPPRPVNISPLVKLSPTVGNQITISWSADYGRRYAVAVYLVRKLTSTELLTRLKNRGCKHSDYTRGLIKEKLNEDADSEIATTSLRVSLACPLGKMRMSTPCRASTCSHLQCFDASLFLQMNERKPTWNCPVCDKSALYDNLTIDGYFQEVLNSNKLLPDVNEIQLLQDGSWENLVIKKEKDKEKSDKVEVSPSRPKDVDVTVDLDESSHTNSTPSAPREKKRALVIDLISDSSDDDDSSITQSSSKKQAISVPSKPQASAHSAISSTSDSPELMIIDLE, encoded by the exons ATGGAGTTCTCGGAACTCGAGTACCTG AATATGGTATTAAGTTTCCGAGTGTCTGAACTGCAGATGCTATTGGGCTTCGCTGGTCGAAACAAGTCTGGAAGAAAGAACGAACTCCAAACACGTGCCTTGGAACTTTTACGCCTCAGGTCTCACCCAGTACAATTGAAGATTCGTGAATTGTACAAAACCATACA GGCAGACCAACTTGCTGCTCACCAATTGTATTCTCAAAGCAGTGGTGCAGCCGAGCAACAAATCGAACAAACAATGCATTCCAGAAACTATTTTACAAG GCAAGGCCATGCTCAGGCCTTGAGTCAACAGCAACAATCGCAACAGTCTGTGGCACCGGCAAAAGATTTGCCACCTGCGCATCAAGCATCGATTCCACAGTCTCAGGTGGCTCAGAGATCTGGGTCAGTTTATCCAACTCCTGGTTATACTAGTGTAACGCCACAGGTAATAGAtctaaat TCTAGGTCAACCAGTGCAGTTTATCCTGGATATTCGCCGTACGCACAACAAAAAGTCATGCCTATACCAGCACCACTACAGATTCAACCAAATCAGTATCCAGTTCATCCAGatgtaaaattcaaaaagctGCCATTTTTTGACATGCTGGGTGAACTGCTTAAACCCTCGAGCTTGATGCCACAGGGAACAATGCGACTACAAGAAAATTCATTTGTTTTTCATCTGACACCACAGCAATCCACAGATATCGCTAGCTCGCGGGACTGTCGTCAAGGCAGTAAAATGGATTACACAGTACAG GTCCAAATGCGGTTCTGTTTACAAGAAACTTCTTGCGAACAAGAAGACTACTTTCCTCCTAGTATAAATGTCAAAGTTAATGGAAAACTTTGTCCCCTGCCA aATCCAATTCCTACAAATAAACCTGGAGTTGAACCAAAGAGGCCACCTAGGCCAGTAAACATTAGTCCTTTAGTTAAATTATCGCCTACAGTAGGAAATCAAATTACAATTTCCTGGTCTGCTGACTATGGCAGACGGTATGCAGTTGCAGTATATTTAGTGAGAAAGCTGACGAGTACCGAACTTTTGACAAGATTGAAGAACAGAGGATGCAAGCATTCAGATTATACTAGAGGACTCA TCAAAGAGAAACTAAACGAAGACGCGGACAGTGAAATAGCTACGACATCCCTTAGGGTATCATTAGCATGTCCATTGGGAAAGATGCGAATGAGCACACCGTGTCGTGCTTCAACATGTTCACATCTTCAATGCTTTGATGCTTCTCTATTTCTGCAAATGAATGAGAGAAAGCCAACGTGGAACTGTCCAGTTTGCGATAAGTCGGCATTATACGATAATCTAACCATAGATGGTTATTTCCAAGAAGTTCTTAATTCAAATAAACTTCTACCTGACGTCAATGAAATTCAGTTACTCCAAGATGGGTCTTGGGAAAACTTAGtgataaagaaagaaaaagacaaAGAGAAGAGTGACAAAGTTGAAGTTAGTCCATCTCGGCCCAAAGATGTTGATGTTACCGTAGATCTTG ATGAAAGTAGTCATACAAATTCGACACCGTCTGCACCAAGGGAAAAGAAGCGTGCTCTAGTGATTGATTTAATATCTGACAGTAGTGACGATGATGACAGTAGTATAACCCAGAGTTCCAGTAAAAAACAGGCGATTTCTGTGCCATCAAAGCCACAAGCTAGTGCTCACAGTGCTATCAGTAGTACAAGCGATTCTCCAGAATTGATGATTATCGATTTAGAATAA
- the LOC100123699 gene encoding E3 SUMO-protein ligase PIAS2 isoform X8 — MEFSELEYLNMVLSFRVSELQMLLGFAGRNKSGRKNELQTRALELLRLRSHPVQLKIRELYKTIQQGHAQALSQQQQSQQSVAPAKDLPPAHQASIPQSQVAQRSGSVYPTPGYTSVTPQSRSTSAVYPGYSPYAQQKVMPIPAPLQIQPNQYPVHPDVKFKKLPFFDMLGELLKPSSLMPQGTMRLQENSFVFHLTPQQSTDIASSRDCRQGSKMDYTVQVQMRFCLQETSCEQEDYFPPSINVKVNGKLCPLPNPIPTNKPGVEPKRPPRPVNISPLVKLSPTVGNQITISWSADYGRRYAVAVYLVRKLTSTELLTRLKNRGCKHSDYTRGLIKEKLNEDADSEIATTSLRVSLACPLGKMRMSTPCRASTCSHLQCFDASLFLQMNERKPTWNCPVCDKSALYDNLTIDGYFQEVLNSNKLLPDVNEIQLLQDGSWENLVIKKEKDKEKSDKVEVSPSRPKDVDVTVDLDESSHTNSTPSAPREKKRALVIDLISDSSDDDDSSITQSSSKKQAISVPSKPQASAHSAISSTSDSPELMIIDLE; from the exons ATGGAGTTCTCGGAACTCGAGTACCTG AATATGGTATTAAGTTTCCGAGTGTCTGAACTGCAGATGCTATTGGGCTTCGCTGGTCGAAACAAGTCTGGAAGAAAGAACGAACTCCAAACACGTGCCTTGGAACTTTTACGCCTCAGGTCTCACCCAGTACAATTGAAGATTCGTGAATTGTACAAAACCATACA GCAAGGCCATGCTCAGGCCTTGAGTCAACAGCAACAATCGCAACAGTCTGTGGCACCGGCAAAAGATTTGCCACCTGCGCATCAAGCATCGATTCCACAGTCTCAGGTGGCTCAGAGATCTGGGTCAGTTTATCCAACTCCTGGTTATACTAGTGTAACGCCACAG TCTAGGTCAACCAGTGCAGTTTATCCTGGATATTCGCCGTACGCACAACAAAAAGTCATGCCTATACCAGCACCACTACAGATTCAACCAAATCAGTATCCAGTTCATCCAGatgtaaaattcaaaaagctGCCATTTTTTGACATGCTGGGTGAACTGCTTAAACCCTCGAGCTTGATGCCACAGGGAACAATGCGACTACAAGAAAATTCATTTGTTTTTCATCTGACACCACAGCAATCCACAGATATCGCTAGCTCGCGGGACTGTCGTCAAGGCAGTAAAATGGATTACACAGTACAG GTCCAAATGCGGTTCTGTTTACAAGAAACTTCTTGCGAACAAGAAGACTACTTTCCTCCTAGTATAAATGTCAAAGTTAATGGAAAACTTTGTCCCCTGCCA aATCCAATTCCTACAAATAAACCTGGAGTTGAACCAAAGAGGCCACCTAGGCCAGTAAACATTAGTCCTTTAGTTAAATTATCGCCTACAGTAGGAAATCAAATTACAATTTCCTGGTCTGCTGACTATGGCAGACGGTATGCAGTTGCAGTATATTTAGTGAGAAAGCTGACGAGTACCGAACTTTTGACAAGATTGAAGAACAGAGGATGCAAGCATTCAGATTATACTAGAGGACTCA TCAAAGAGAAACTAAACGAAGACGCGGACAGTGAAATAGCTACGACATCCCTTAGGGTATCATTAGCATGTCCATTGGGAAAGATGCGAATGAGCACACCGTGTCGTGCTTCAACATGTTCACATCTTCAATGCTTTGATGCTTCTCTATTTCTGCAAATGAATGAGAGAAAGCCAACGTGGAACTGTCCAGTTTGCGATAAGTCGGCATTATACGATAATCTAACCATAGATGGTTATTTCCAAGAAGTTCTTAATTCAAATAAACTTCTACCTGACGTCAATGAAATTCAGTTACTCCAAGATGGGTCTTGGGAAAACTTAGtgataaagaaagaaaaagacaaAGAGAAGAGTGACAAAGTTGAAGTTAGTCCATCTCGGCCCAAAGATGTTGATGTTACCGTAGATCTTG ATGAAAGTAGTCATACAAATTCGACACCGTCTGCACCAAGGGAAAAGAAGCGTGCTCTAGTGATTGATTTAATATCTGACAGTAGTGACGATGATGACAGTAGTATAACCCAGAGTTCCAGTAAAAAACAGGCGATTTCTGTGCCATCAAAGCCACAAGCTAGTGCTCACAGTGCTATCAGTAGTACAAGCGATTCTCCAGAATTGATGATTATCGATTTAGAATAA